One part of the Arabidopsis thaliana chromosome 1 sequence genome encodes these proteins:
- a CDS encoding Ubiquitin carboxyl-terminal hydrolase-related protein, with the protein MKPPSLEDCRLDESYFAGGDHIKAMVIIEDSIFKQGKGNDLLGLLHFQQGSIFRAQARRTENSDVKFTFLLGSVECFAESEGFSSFTALSLFEMGQHLGSSMYYKKSVEKAKEYLSVLAELDEYGPKEVKSQKDVERIIEDAESRIAGGKSLVASPIVRSEPKAKESKKNPDSKLRSFWRGLDDEFKRNFLKMEITKLISFVEAMYGKEGRDALDQVLTFARENRKWRFWMCRTCSKKFSSPEECKNHLGQEHAAEFKPSSTKDMPQTVTKVWGHKISVGGWDPVDAAAAVEMIKNRLQDVKAFAYENGWSKDWPLAIDEERSKLLKEIKLLLVSFWELKILSCSIRDWMMQFPVKHLAQFEVSEHTLTTECRLVETPQSICFLEFRELNQILHFLRAIKGERDDGKNLVCKAVDSFWDGTRVKEKIDFDSQFSFLLLDKRLLKCKLTRFDNEGTVNVFDPNDYYANAQVHGDDILSWLADYSLGDEIFRFPKPIRTHNIDIWVAVLRAVQFTCRTLRTKYEKKLRMICYDAALIDANNLCIREDERRRNIPEDQWTLYASLLCDKCEENIRRHAGDSLTTKLSLCAVQDVLGGASQPTFDFTDLVDCRNLINGHKHISDDIVLKSINLLKSVVTYKVPLVDSKILLVENSRISLLKDLVSLSVFDYRSYILQPVKLYLEEELEDAAPPELLSEKKQEKAKKSGSKKRNHKSTKRTSASMSSHLDQDVEQAKEDSMELEDDTKGEKSLFEISSNTNNQEEATKDMQSMPREDLETVNGKAATRYNSALDMMLKSLCNIKVLKEDLVNNRKPFSENQVPCALRDFFSAFVSEKIKEEELYGHLLSNLLDSLEELHSLSSNAAEVLVAILEFCHCWKSPESESLVTRLFTLEEYERMSCRKCRRKPNYPEQSSYGIVMAADSIRDLECALGNIMFEDTLKVIRMNNEMICDVGTGGCGERNLVHHTISRCPPIFTIGNF; encoded by the exons ATGAAGCCTCCTTCTCTGGAAGATTGTCGATTGGACGAAAGTTACTTTGCTGGAGGAGATCACATAAAGGCCATGGTGATTATTGAAGATTCGATTTTTAAACAAGGGAAGGGCAATGACCTCCTGGGTTTACTTCATTTCCAGCAAGGTTCCATCTTTAGGGCACAAGCGAGAAGAACAGAGAACAGTGACGTCAAGTTCACGTTTTTGTTAGGTTCTGTAGAATGTTTTGCGGAAAGTGAAGGGTTCTCATCGTTTACTGCTCTTTCACTGTTTGAAATGGGTCAACATCTTGGATCGTCTATGTATTACAAGAAATCTGttgagaaagcaaaagagtaCTTATCTGTTTTGGCTGAGTTAGATGAATATGGTCCGAAAGAGGTGAAGAGTCAAAAGGATGTCGAAAGAATAATCGAAGATGCAGAGTCAAGAATCGCTGGAGGTAAGAGTCTAGTTGCTTCTCCTATTGTAAGAAGCGAACCAAAAGCTAAGGAGTCGAAGAAAAATCCAGACTCGAAATTGAGGTCGTTTTGGAGAGGTTTGGATGATGAGTTCAAAAGGAACTTCCTGAAAATGGAGATTACAAAGCTTATAAGTTTCGTCGAGGCAATGTATGGGAAAGAGGGACGAGATGCTTTGGATCAAGTTCTCACTTTTGCCAGGGAAAACAGAAAATGGAGATTCTGGATGTGTCGAACTTGTTCAAAGAAGTTCTCTAGTCCTGAGGAGTGTAAGAATCATCTTGGACAAGAACATGCTGCAGAATTTAAACCGTCTTCGACAAAGGATATGCCCCAGACGGTAACTAAAGTCTGGGGTCATAAGATATCCGTTGGAGGTTGGGATCCAGTGGACGCTGCAGCTGCCGTTGAGATGATTAAGAATCGGCTCCAAGATGTGAAAGCGTTTGCATATGAGAATGGATGGTCCAAAGACTGGCCTTTAGCTATAGATGAAGAGCGCAGTAAGTTACTCAAGGAAATCAAGTTGCTCCTTGTGTCATTTTGGGAGCTTAAAATTCTTTCTTGTAGTATTCGAGACTGGATGATGCAGTTTCCGGTTAAGCATCTTGCACAATTTGAAGTTTCTGAGCATACTCTTACTACCGAGTGTCGCCTAGTGGAAACACCTCAGAGTATATGTTTTCTGGAATTTCGTGAACTCAATCAAATCCTGCACTTTCTAAGAGCCATCAAAGGTGAAAGGGATGATGGCAAAAATTTGGTTTGCAAAGCAGTGGACAGTTTCTGGGATGGTACTCGagttaaagaaaagattgaCTTTGACTCTCAGTTTTCATTTCTGCTTCTGGATAAGAGACTGCTGAAATGCAAGCTGACTCGATTCGATAATGAAGGGACAGTCAATGTTTTTGATCCTAATGATTACTATGCCAATGCACAGGTTCATGGAGATGATATCTTATCTTGGTTGGCGGACTACTCTTTAGGAGATGAGATTTTTCGATTTCCCAAACCTATTAGGACACACAATATTGATATTTGGGTGGCTGTTCTGAGAGCTGTTCAGTTCACGTGTAGGACTTTGAGAaccaaatatgaaaagaaattgCGGATGATATGTTATGATGCAGCTCTTATTGACGCCAATAACTTATGTATACGTGAAGATGAAAGGAGAAGGAATATTCCGGAAGATCAGTGGACCTTATATGCATCTCTTCTATGCGATAAATGTGAAGAGAATATAAGGAGACACGCTGGAGATTCTCTAACTACAAAACTATCTTTGTGTGCAGTACAAGATGTTCTCGGAGGAGCATCGCAGCCGACATTTGATTTCACCGATCTAGTAGATTGCAGAAATCTTATAAATGGGCATAAACATATCAGTGATGATATAGTATTGAAGTCCATTAATCTTCTCAAATCTGTGGTCACCTACAAG GTTCCGCTAGTCgattcaaagattttgttggttgaGAATTCGAGGATTAGTTTGCTAAAGGACCTTGTCAGCCTTTCTGTTTTTGACTACCGCTCTTATATCCTTCAACCGGTGAAACTTTACTTAGAG GAAGAGTTAGAAGATGCAGCACCACCAGAACTTTTATcagagaaaaaacaagagaaggcGAAGAAGTCAGggtcaaagaagagaaaccatAAAAGCACGAAG AGAACTTCAGCGAGCATGTCTAGTCATCTTGACCAGGATGTCGAACA GGCAAAAGAAGATTCTATGGAACTAGAGGACGACACTAAAGGTGAAAAGAGTCTATTTGAAATTTCATCCAACACTAATAATCAAGAGGAAGCTACTAAAG ATATGCAAAGCATGCCTCGAGAAGATTTGGAGACAGTAAATGGCAAAGCTGCAACTAGATACAATTCAGCTCTTGACATGATGTTGAAG TCCCTCTGTAACATTAAGGTTCTTAAAGAGGATTTAGTGAACAATCGGAAACCATTTTCTGAAAACCAAGTTCCTTGTGCACTACGAGATTTCTTTTCTGCTTTTGTCTCGGAGAAGATAAAAGAAGAGGAACTCTATGGTCACCTACTGAGCAACTTACTTGATTCCCTAGAAGAACTTCATTCCCTG TCAAGTAATGCTGCTGAGGTACTTGTTGCAATCCTCGAGTTTTGTCATTGCTGGAAAAGTCCAGAAAGTGAAAGCTTGGTAACTCGCCTTTTTACATTGGAGGAATATGAAAGAATGAGTTGTAGAAAATGCAGAAGGAAGCCAAATTATCCAGAGCAAAGTTCTTATGGAATTGTTATGGCTGCAGATTCAATCAGAGACCTAGAG TGTGCTTTGGGGAATATAATGTTTGAGGACACCCTTAAAGTAATCCGCATGAACAATGAAATGATATGTGATGTTGGAACAGGAGGCTGTGGAGAGAGAAACCTTGTTCACCACACTATAAGTAGATGCCCGCCTATCTTCACAATTGGTAACTTTTGA
- a CDS encoding Ubiquitin carboxyl-terminal hydrolase family protein (Ubiquitin carboxyl-terminal hydrolase family protein; FUNCTIONS IN: ubiquitin thiolesterase activity; INVOLVED IN: ubiquitin-dependent protein catabolic process; LOCATED IN: cellular_component unknown; CONTAINS InterPro DOMAIN/s: Peptidase C19, ubiquitin carboxyl-terminal hydrolase 2 (InterPro:IPR001394); BEST Arabidopsis thaliana protein match is: Ubiquitin carboxyl-terminal hydrolase family protein (TAIR:AT1G65160.1); Has 143 Blast hits to 143 proteins in 16 species: Archae - 0; Bacteria - 0; Metazoa - 4; Fungi - 0; Plants - 134; Viruses - 0; Other Eukaryotes - 5 (source: NCBI BLink).), with translation MEMDLSEVKEMEKDEEIDSDLSDSDTEEPEEKILDATSLSALDMILKSLWNISVFVSNLSMDYVQEANQSLTDNESVPLQDILRIFMLNNLSLTHPLEANGVSKLFLNILELIPRWNYHFEVNEVAKTICIRCKTDMAYSGETSYGIIINANSLRVYKSAFKEFTFENIIKASMINVKMLCDKEGCGKRNYVDTMISNLPSAFIVALQWENNETEKEIFDTASVLATEIDISAIYRYVGDSAFTKYRLVSMVWSHGNLYNCVAYENNRWVRHFCSEIEVIGDWDGVLRIFRELHIRPEILFFENAILKDQMFSEQGSED, from the exons ATGGAGATGGATCTATCAGAGGttaaagaaatggagaaagacGAAGAAATTGATTC AGATCTCTCAGACTCAGATACAGAGGAGCCTGAAGAGAAGATACTCGACGCCACTTCACTTTCAGCTCTTGATATGATACTCAAG TCTCTGTGGAACATTAGCGTTTTCGTAAGCAATCTTTCGATGGATTATGTTCAAGAAGCGAATCAGAGCCTCACAGATAATGAATCTGTTCCTCTACAAGACATTCTTCGTATTTTCATGCTCAACAATCTCAGTCTCACTCATCCTCTG GAAGCAAACGGTGTTTCTAAACTGTTTCTAAACATCTTGGAGCTTATCCCTCGCTGGAACTATCACTTTGAAGTGAATGAAGTAGCGAAAACGATTTGCATTAGGTGCAAGACGGATATGGCATATTCAGGTGAAACGTCTTATGGTATCATCATCAATGCTAATTCACTCAGAGTATACAAG TCTGCATTCAAGGAGTTTACATTTGAGAATATCATTAAGGCCAGCATGATCAATGTAAAGATGCTTTGTGACAAGGAAGGATGTGGGAAACGAAACTATGTTGATACTATGATAAGTAACCTTCCATCTGCTTTTATAGTTG CACTTCAGTGGGAGAACAATGAGACCGAAAAAGAGATATTCGATACAGCTTCTGTTCTGGCGACTGAAATAGATATTAGTgctatatatagatatgtagGTGACAGTGCATTTACCAAATACCGTCTTGTCTCAATG GTTTGGTCGCATGGAAATCTATACAACTGTGTAGCTTATGAAAACAATAGATGGGTCAGACATTTTTGTTCTGAGATAGAG GTTATTGGAGACTGGGATGGTGTTCTCCGCATTTTTCGAGAACTGCATATTCGACCTGAGATTCTATTCTTTGAAAAC GCTATTCTAAAGGACCAGATGTTTTCCGAGCAGGGATCTGAAGACTGA
- a CDS encoding TRAF-like family protein (TRAF-like family protein; CONTAINS InterPro DOMAIN/s: TRAF-like (InterPro:IPR008974), MATH (InterPro:IPR002083); BEST Arabidopsis thaliana protein match is: TRAF-like superfamily protein (TAIR:AT1G65050.1); Has 512 Blast hits to 426 proteins in 21 species: Archae - 0; Bacteria - 0; Metazoa - 2; Fungi - 4; Plants - 496; Viruses - 0; Other Eukaryotes - 10 (source: NCBI BLink).) has translation MGSNASDPAVLKTWRRNPPSSTLVRLSQLANEKYESPPFSSGAHNWRLVVHPKGNEADNGSGFVSMYVECLSSTTPPIDVFAYLTFFVFSEEEKKYLSFQDVEVKRFNSSKTVWGLSKALPVETLKDRAKGFILYGEEHEFGAHVKIVSRPASFGEDLPFHKFSWTIRDFALLEQNDYVSKTFHMGEKDWTLKLYPKGDSEADDKLIQHLHLADGETLAKGELIFVRVNLKVLDPRGSNHLTGSLNCWLMNSNKAWGLPQSMSFDKNEGAYLDREGTLEVEIECEIKNSHKNHPFF, from the exons ATGGGTTCAAATGCGTCAGATCCTGCAGTGTTGAAGACTTGGAGAAGGAATCCTCCTTCCTCTACTCTTGTCAGACTTTCTCAGCTTGCTAACGAGAAATACGAGTCCCCTCCTTTCTCTTCTGGTGCACACAACTG GAGATTGGTTGTTCACCCAAAAGGAAACGAAGCGGACAATGGAAGTGGGTTTGTGTCTATGTATGTGGAATGCCTCTCATCGACAACACCACCCATTGATGTGTTTGCCTATCTCACTTTCTTTGTCTTCAgcgaggaagagaagaagtacCTCTCTTTTCAAG ATGTTGAAGTGAAGCGTTTCAATTCTTCAAAAACGGTTTGGGGATTGTCAAAAGCTCTTCCGGTTGAAACACTCAAAGACCGTGCAAAGGGATTTATCTTGTACGGTGAAGAACATGAGTTCGGTGCTCATGTGAAGATTGTTTCACGACCCGCCTCTTTTGGTGAAGATCTCCCTTTTCACAAATTCTCTTGGACTATTCGTGATTTCGCTCTTCTGGAACAGAATGATTACGTATCCAAAACCTTTCACATGGGAGAAAAGGATTG GACTCTAAAGTTGTATCCAAAGGGGGACTCTGAGGCAGATGACAAGTTAATTCAGCATTTGCATTTAGCTGACGGTGAAACTTTAGCCAAGGGTGAGCTGATTTTCGTGCGAGTAAACCTGAAGGTTCTAGACCCGCGTGGATCCAATCACCTAACAGGAAGCC TTAACTGTTGGCTCATGAACTCGAACAAAGCGTGGGGTCTTCCTCAATCCATGTCTTTCGATAAAAATGAGGGGGCTTACTTGGATCGTGAAGGGACTTTGGAGGTAGAGATTGAATGTGAAATTAAAAACTCCCATAAAAACCATCCCTTCTTTTAG
- a CDS encoding ubiquitin carboxyl-terminal hydrolase family protein (Ubiquitin carboxyl-terminal hydrolase family protein; FUNCTIONS IN: ubiquitin thiolesterase activity; INVOLVED IN: ubiquitin-dependent protein catabolic process; LOCATED IN: cellular_component unknown; CONTAINS InterPro DOMAIN/s: Peptidase C19, ubiquitin carboxyl-terminal hydrolase 2 (InterPro:IPR001394); BEST Arabidopsis thaliana protein match is: Ubiquitin carboxyl-terminal hydrolase family protein (TAIR:AT1G65140.1); Has 215 Blast hits to 215 proteins in 39 species: Archae - 0; Bacteria - 0; Metazoa - 70; Fungi - 0; Plants - 138; Viruses - 0; Other Eukaryotes - 7 (source: NCBI BLink).) — MDPSNVQEVEKLEEIDPDLSLTQDDAEEPIGKLNATCVSALAMILKSIWNINVFASSREDESVFHEFLLNDLSLKHPLEANGVFDLFLNILEALPNWGLYFEVYEVAKKICNRCKLDLEYPAERSFRLIISASSLREVKAICIQGFYI; from the exons ATGGATCCATCAAACGTTCAAGAAGTGGAGAAGCTCGAAGAAATAGATCC AGATCTCTCACTAACGCAAGACGATGCAGAGGAACCTATAGGGAAGCTAAACGCCACCTGTGTTTCAGCTCTTGCTATGATACTCAAG TCTATATGGAACATTAACGTTTTCGCAAGCTCCAGAGAAGATGAATCTGTTTTTCATGAGTTCCTTCTCAACGATCTAAGTCTCAAGCATCCTCTG GAAGCAAATGGTGTTTTTGACCTGTTTCTAAACATCTTGGAGGCTCTGCCTAACTGGGGTTTGTACTTTGAAGTATACGAAGTGGCTAAAAAGATTTGCAATAGATGCAAACTGGATTTGGAATATCCTGCTGAACGTTCTTTTCGTCTTATCATCAGTGCTAGTTCACTTAGAGAAGTCAAGGcaa TCTGCATTCAAGGATTTTACATTTGA
- a CDS encoding inactive ubiquitin carboxyl-terminal hydrolase-like protein, whose translation MNLKMPCDKEGCGKQSYVHRMITKLPSVFTIALEWTKNETAGEIFDTVSVLATEIDVNVIYQCEGDIRYTKYRLVSMVCLHGNRYNCVAYENNRWVRYLRSEIEVIGDWENVVSICLKNIRPQILFFENVMQREQ comes from the exons ATGAACTTAAAGATGCCTTGTGATAAGGAAGGATGTGGGAAACAAAGCTATGTTCACCGTATGATAACCAAACTTCCATCTGTTTTCACAATTG CACTTGAGTGGACAAAGAATGAGACTGCAGGAGAAATATTCGATACAGTTTCTGTTCTGGCGACTGAGATTGATGTTAATGTGATATACCAATGCGAAGGTGACATTCGATATACCAAGTACCGTCTTGTCTCAATG GTTTGCTTGCATGGAAATCGATACAACTGTGTAGCTTATGAAAACAATAGATGGGTCAGATATCTTCGTTCTGAGATAGAG GTTATTGGAGACTGGGAGAATGTTGTCAGCATTTGTTTAAAGAATATCCGTCCACAGATTCTGTTTTTCGAAAAC GTTATGCAAAGGGAGCAATAA
- a CDS encoding Ubiquitin carboxyl-terminal hydrolase family protein (Ubiquitin carboxyl-terminal hydrolase family protein; FUNCTIONS IN: ubiquitin thiolesterase activity; INVOLVED IN: ubiquitin-dependent protein catabolic process; LOCATED IN: cellular_component unknown; EXPRESSED IN: 12 plant structures; EXPRESSED DURING: 4 anthesis, F mature embryo stage, petal differentiation and expansion stage, E expanded cotyledon stage; CONTAINS InterPro DOMAIN/s: Peptidase C19, ubiquitin carboxyl-terminal hydrolase 2 (InterPro:IPR001394); BEST Arabidopsis thaliana protein match is: Ubiquitin carboxyl-terminal hydrolase family protein (TAIR:AT1G65140.1); Has 172 Blast hits to 172 proteins in 31 species: Archae - 0; Bacteria - 0; Metazoa - 29; Fungi - 0; Plants - 138; Viruses - 0; Other Eukaryotes - 5 (source: NCBI BLink).) yields the protein MILKSLWQISVFARQNIVRQSFTGSFLKEDILRISFINNLSLSQPPEANNIFDLFVYILENLPPWNPYFEVYELANKICNRCKMDLEYPGLFENLTFEKFVQIIRISLKMPCDKEGCGKRNYVQRMINKLPTVFTIALEWEHNETEGEIFDTTSVLATEIDVSVIYQYEGDSAFTKYRLVSMVCSDGDRYNCVAYEDNRWVRHVGSQKKVIGDWDGVLSIFRELHIRSEILFFENGTDVFRAGISSLVCYFLAQIQHPD from the exons ATGATACTCAAG tctCTGTGGCAAATTAGCGTTTTCGCAAGACAGAACATAGTACGTCAAAGCTTCACAGGCTCATTTCTTAAGGAAGACATACTTCGTATTTCCTTTATCAACAATCTCAGTCTCAGTCAACCTCCG GAAGCAAATAACATCTTTGACCTATTTGTATACATCTTGGAGAACTTACCTCCGTGGAATCCATACTTTGAAGTGTACGAATTGGCGAACAAGATTTGCAATAGATGCAAGATGGATTTGGAGTATCCA GGATTATTCGAGAATCTTACATTCGAGAAGTTCGTTCAAATCATCAGGATAAGCTTAAAGATGCCTTGTGATAAGGAAGGATGTGGGAAACGAAACTATGTTCAACGTATGATAAATAAACTTCCAACTGTTTTCACAATTG CGCTTGAGTGGGAACACAATGAGACTGAAGGAGAGATATTTGATACAACTTCTGTTCTGGCGACTGAGATTGATGTTAGTGTGATATACCAATACGAAGGTGATAGTGCATTTACCAAATACCGTCTTGTCTCAATG GTTTGCTCGGATGGAGATCGATACAACTGCGTAGCTTATGAAGACAATAGATGGGTCAGACATGTTGGTTCTCAGAAAAAG GTTATTGGAGACTGGGATGGTGTTCTCAGCATTTTTCGAGAACTGCATATTCGATCTGagattctgttttttgaaaat GGAACAGATGTTTTCCGCGCAGGGATCTCAAGCCTCGTGTGTTATTTCTTAGCCCAAATTCAGCATCCTGACTGA
- a CDS encoding Cysteine/Histidine-rich C1 domain family protein (Cysteine/Histidine-rich C1 domain family protein; FUNCTIONS IN: zinc ion binding; INVOLVED IN: intracellular signaling pathway; LOCATED IN: intracellular; EXPRESSED IN: shoot apex, root, pedicel; EXPRESSED DURING: 4 anthesis; CONTAINS InterPro DOMAIN/s: Protein kinase C-like, phorbol ester/diacylglycerol binding (InterPro:IPR002219), DC1 (InterPro:IPR004146), Zinc finger, PHD-type (InterPro:IPR001965), Zinc finger, C2H2-type (InterPro:IPR007087), C1-like (InterPro:IPR011424); BEST Arabidopsis thaliana protein match is: Cysteine/Histidine-rich C1 domain family protein (TAIR:AT3G43890.1); Has 2522 Blast hits to 1195 proteins in 60 species: Archae - 0; Bacteria - 0; Metazoa - 493; Fungi - 0; Plants - 1927; Viruses - 0; Other Eukaryotes - 102 (source: NCBI BLink).), with translation MEPEMVRLPIHEHWLTPARDNRWGKCCGLQFKTISDGYNCRKCRYFFHKSCSNCPKEINHPSHKCDKNLSLITNFASWSVRCRTCKETIQPYIQNYECQRCEFNIHLDCFKYPPPKVIDFPQNHDHKLKLEMVRSSFTCFTCGKGGSGYPYKCHECDLAFHVDCEKYGAEVNHPSHSLHTLKLITGKPPAYTDGNCSLCGKKIFDEMFYHCSACNFTLDLRCVSLPPPLNLHDQNTHNHELTLMPKLISFTCTTCGLHGDRSPYVCLQCNFTSHNNCSGFPWVININRHDHRVSRTSLLGIIDSVCGVCRKKMDWSCGGYSCKRCSESTFHTKCATREDVWDGIEMKDEPEEDEPMEPFEVISEGIIRHFSHIEHNLRLDKSGTFVEERSCKACAYPIYHDPFYSCMSCDFLLHENCAKHPTRKRHVLSNKPYILHASQRNYSKCKACGVFFNCFIYGTFPFGLDVRCASFSGSLVHPSHQHPLFYTSPKGVCSACNKETSHVLRCVEDKCGYALDFKCALLPHEVKHRVDDHFLSLCYGERDASGKYWCDICEKETDPTKWFYTCKDCGVTLHTNCVLGDFRGLEPETNIVLDDDRMQMTLYETVRNNSMSRPVCYKCKYHCIFPIILKVTDEDKYFCSISCCDIKTLPFYN, from the coding sequence ATGGAACCTGAGATGGTGCGACTACCCATTCATGAGCACTGGCTGACACCTGCAAGAGATAATCGGTGGGGTAAATGTTGTGGACTCCAATTCAAAACTATCAGTGATGGCTACAACTGCAGAAAATGTCGTTATTTCTTCCATAAGAGTTGCAGCAACTGCCCTAAAGAGATCAACCACCCTTCTCACAAGTGTGATAAGAATCTTTCTCTTATTACAAATTTTGCCAGCTGGAGTGTGAGATGCCGTACATGTAAAGAGACAATCCAGCCCTATATCCAGAACTATGAATGTCAGCGCTGTGAATTCAACATCCATTTGGATTGTTTCAAGTACCCACCACCGAAAGTCATTGATTTTCCCCAGAACCATGACCACAAACTCAAGCTAGAGATGGTGAGAAGCTCCTTCACCTGCTTTACTTGTGGGAAGGGAGGCAGTGGATATCCTTACAAATGCCATGAATGCGATTTGGCATTCCATGTGGATTGCGAAAAGTATGGAGCAGAGGTAAACCACCCTTCCCACTCCTTACACACACTAAAACTCATCACTGGTAAACCACCGGCTTATACTGATGGGAATTGTAGTTTATGTGGGAAAAAGATTTTTGACGAAATGTTTTATCACTGTTCCGCTTGTAACTTTACTTTGGATTTGCGATGTGTTTCTCTTCCACCACCACTAAATCTTCACGACCAAAACACCCACAACCATGAACTAACCCTTATGCCAAAATTGATCTCTTTTACTTGCACCACTTGCGGCCTCCATGGAGATCGAAGCCCATATGTCTGTCTTCAATGCAATTTCACTTCCCATAACAATTGCTCTGGATTTCCATGGGTCATCAATATCAACCGCCATGATCATCGCGTTTCTCGCACTTCTCTTCTTGGTATTATTGATTCAGTATGTGGTGTTTGTCGTAAGAAAATGGATTGGAGTTGTGGGGGATATTCTTGTAAGAGGTGTTCTGAGTCTACATTTCATACCAAATGCGCTACTAGAGAAGATGTTTGGGATGGAATAGAGATGAAAGATGAgcctgaagaagatgaacctATGGAACCATTCGAGGTGATTAGTGAAGGTATAATACGACATTTCAGCCATATAGAGCATAACTTAAGACTGGACAAGTCTGGTACCTTTGTTGAGGAGAGAAGTTGCAAGGCATGTGCTTATCCTATCTATCATGATCCCTTCTACAGTTGTATGAGTTGTGATTTTCTTCTACACGAGAACTGTGCTAAACATCCTACACGAAAACGTCATGTGCTAAGCAATAAACCGTATATTCTACATGCATCTCAACGTAACTACTCTAAGTGTAAGGCTTGTGGagtattttttaattgtttcatATACGGTACTTTTCCGTTTGGATTAGATGTGCGATGTGCCTCCTTTTCTGGGTCACTTGTCCATCCAAGTCACCAACATCCCTTGTTTTACACATCACCAAAAGGAGTATGTAGTGCTTGCAACAAGGAAACATCTCACGTGCTCAGATGCGTTGAAGATAAGTGTGGATACGCCTTGGATTTCAAATGCGCTCTATTACCACATGAGGTCAAGCATAGAGTCGAcgatcattttctctctttatgcTATGGTGAAAGAGATGCAAGTGGTAAATATTGGTGTGATATTTGCGAGAAAGAAACTGATCCAACAAAATGGTTTTACACTTGTAAAGATTGTGGGGTAACTTTGCATACCAATTGTGTGCTCGGAGATTTCCGAGGCCTGGAACCGGAAACAAATATAGTATTGGATGATGACCGGATGCAGATGACACTTTACGAGACCGTTCGCAACAATAGTATGTCTCGACCAGTTTGTTATAAATGTAAGTACCATTGCATTTTCCCTATCATCTTGAAAGTCACCGACGAAGATAAATACTTTTGCTCTATCAGTTGCTGTGACATTAAAACCCTTCCCTTCTACAACTAA